A part of Solenopsis invicta isolate M01_SB chromosome 2, UNIL_Sinv_3.0, whole genome shotgun sequence genomic DNA contains:
- the LOC105196467 gene encoding LARGE xylosyl- and glucuronyltransferase 2 has product MARSWLGCLFGILVPSVIFYLYLLLNVPSVEIGKTSVSGGKWRSLSAGVEKSNLRMEDRSPERSQLKNNFEVKCDTIHVAMVCAGYNSTFALVTVVKSILFYRTNPLHFHLLVDEIARKTLSTLFRTWDLPHVNVTFYEAEVWVPRVSWIPNKHYSGVYGLLKLILPDAMREDRVLVLDTDVTILTDMYPLWKMFQMFSASQTLGLVENQSNWYVKALSYGQRPWPALGRGFNTGVMLMHLQRLRDGGFATSWESVTKRVLEHIPETSLADQDVINAVISEQPTVVYKIECTWNIQLSDHTISDTCYRDTNRINILHWNSPRKQDVHNKHVNEFRKLHRVFLEMDGNLLRKRLFGCDRHESALPYYELSPCREFEKGATLLYRTHPFLLEYEYNVYSPTDVALVTQCSMERVPLLEALSKHWPGTISVALYLTDAEVQNFLDFVRGSADLRTRRNIAYHVVYKDGDLYPINYLRNTAVSYVPTSFVFQLDIDFLPQFGLYENIMNHINRLNINESDKVALIVPAFETERYRFTFPANKEELLKFLKRGILYTFRYHVWTQGHAATNYSLWRNSTEPYQVSWEPDFEPYIFEPYIVVSKSAPRYDTRFVGFGWNKVSYVTHLTALDYKYIVLPDTFIIHRPHAPSLDIAKFRTDSVYRRCLKKLKDEFVKELMAKYGETALSKLKKETKEDKT; this is encoded by the exons ATGGCTCGATCATGGCTAGGATGCTTGTTCGGCATTTTAGTACCGTCCGTGATCTTTTATTTGTACCTGCTGCTGAATG TCCCTTCCGTGGAGATAGGCAAAACGAGCGTCAGCGGAGGGAAGTGGCGATCGTTATCGGCGGGGGTGGAGAAATCGAACTTGCGGATGGAGGATCGCTCTCCCGAACGGTCGCAGTTAAAAAACAATTTCGAG GTGAAATGCGACACGATACACGTAGCCATGGTGTGTGCCGGATACAATTCAACCTTCGCTCTCGTAACCGTAGTGAAGTCCATTCTGTTTTATCGCACGAATCCGTTGCATTTTCATTTGCTCGTCGACGAAATTGCGAGGAAAACGCTTTCGACCCTGTTCCGAACGTGGGATTTGCCACATG taaatgtaaCGTTCTACGAGGCTGAGGTTTGGGTGCCGAGGGTCTCCTGGATACCGAACAAGCACTATTCGGGGGTGTACGGTCTCCTGAAGTTGATACTGCCGGACGCGATGCGAGAGGACCGGGTGCTCGTACTGGACACGGACGTGACCATTCTGACAGACATGTACCCGCTGTGGAAGATGTTCCAAATGTTCTCGGCTAGCCAGACTTTGGGTCTGGTCGAGAATCAGAGTAACTGGTACGTGAAGGCGTTGTCGTACGGTCAGCGACCGTGGCCGGCCCTAGGTCGCGGTTTCAATACCGGTGTGATGCTGATGCACCTGCAACGTTTACGAGACGGAGGGTTCGCCACGTCCTGGGAGAGCGTGACGAAACGCGTACTGGAGCATATACCGGAGACCAGCTTGGCCGATCAGGACGTGATAAATGCGGTGATCAGCGAGCAACCGACTGTCGTGTACAAGATAGAATGTACCTGGAATATACAGTTGAGCGATCACACGATAAGCGACACGTGCTATCGCGACACGAATCGCATAAAC ATCCTCCACTGGAATTCTCCGCGAAAGCAAGACGTTCACAATAAGCACGTTAACGAGTTTCGGAAACTGCACCGAGTCTTCCTCGAGATGGACGGCAATCTGTTGCGAAAGCGTTTATTCGGCTGTGACAGACACGAGAGCGCGCTTCCA tactacGAATTGAGTCCGTGCCGGGAATTCGAGAAAGGCGCTACCCTTTTATATCGCACGCATCCTTTCCTTCTCGAGTACGAATACAACGTGTACTCGCCGACGGATGTTGCTCTAGTCACTCAGTGTAGCATGGAGAGGGTGCCGCTGTTGGAGGCCTTGTCGAAACACTGGCCGGGGACCATAAGTGTCGCGCTTTACCTGACCGACGCGGAGGTGCAGAATTTCCTGGACTTCGTGCGTGGCTCCGCGGATTTGCGGACGAGAAGGAATATCGCTTATCACGTTGTGTACAAAGACGGG GATCTTTATcctattaattatttaagaaacacTGCGGTATCATACGTACCAACGTCATTCGTCTTCCAACTTGATATTGACTTTTTACCACAATTTGGGCTGTATGAAAATATCATGAATCATATCAATCGCTTAAATATCAACGAATCAGACAAAGTAGCTTTGATTGTGCCAGCATTCGAAACTGAACGCTACAG GTTCACGTTCCCTGCCAACAAGGAGGAACTACTGAAGTTTCTTAAACGCGGTATTTTGTACACGTTTCGCTATCACGTTTGGACGCAGGGACACGCCGCCACAAATTACAGCTTATGGCGAAATAGTACGGAACCTTACCAA GTTTCATGGGAACCAGATTTCGAACCTTATATTTTCGAACCTTATATAGTGGTTTCGAAATCCGCTCCGCGCTACGACACTCGATTTGTCGGATTTGGCTGGAATAAAGTTTCATACGTGACCCATTTAACGGCGCTAGATTATAA ATACATCGTTTTACCAGACACCTTTATTATTCATCGACCTCACGCTCCTAGTTTAGATATCGCCAAATTTAGAACAGATTCTGTATACAGAAG atgtCTTAAAAAGTTGAAGGATGAATTTGTCAAAGAACTGATGGCAAAATACGGTGAGACTGCACTGTCGAAACTAAAGAAAGAAACCAAAGAAGATAAAacttaa